From the Paenibacillus sp. R14(2021) genome, the window AGCGAATTGAACGCGAATTTAACATTCCGCTCATTACGACGGCGCCAAGCGTTATATACCGGGTTACGTTGACGAACGGCGATGTCATTGAGATCGACAACCCGTCCAACTATCCCGACGTCAGCAAAATCGAATACGTCGAAGAGCCTTTCGTTAAGGCGGCGATCATCGTGCCGAACGATTACGTCGGCGCGATCATGGAGCTGTGCCAGAATAAGCGCGGCGAGTTCGTGAATATGGAGTACTTGGATACGAACCGGGTTACCATTACGTACGATATGCCGCTGTCCGAGATCGTTTACGATTTCTTCGATCAGTTGAAGTCCAGCACGAAGGGCTATGCTTCCTTCGACTACGAGGTGTCCGGTTATCGTCAATCGAAGCTGGTGAAGATGGACATCATGCTGAACAACGAGCAGGTCGATGCCTTGTCCGTTATCGTTCACCGCGACCGCGCCTACCACCGCGGCAAAATCATTTGCGAGAAGCTCAAGGAATTGATCCCGCGCCAGATGTTTGAGGTTCCTATTCAGGCATCCATCGGGAATAAGATTATCGCGCGCGAGACGGTTAAAGCGATGCGCAAGAACGTCCTTGCCAAATGTTACGGCGGCGACATCAGCCGGAAACGTAAACTGCTCGATAAGCAGAAGGAAGGCAAGAAGCGCATGAAGCAGGTCGGCAGCGTCGAGGTGCCGCAGGAAGCGTTCATGGCGGTATTGAAAATCGACGAGGATTAAGCGTTGGAGGAACGGCCTCCGGCCTGTAAGGGATTCCGCTCGCTGTTGTAGTTCTGATTTCTTGATTTTGTTTCGTTGCTTCATCTCCTTACCGGCCTTCGGCCCATCTCAACGCAGCAGTTTTGAAGGGAGCATCCTCGCTCCCTTTTCTTTATTTAAGCAAGAAATGGAGGCAATGGCGTACTTTGCCTTCGTTAATTTGTAATCGGGCAAGACCTTGGAGGTTATACACGATGTTAACGCACGCGCCTAGGGCGCTTTATATCCATATTCCTTTTTGTACGAACAAGTGTCATTATTGCGACTTCACCTCTTACGTTCTGAAGGGTCAGCCTGTCGATGCCTACCTGGACGCGCTGGAGCGAGAGATGGTCATGACCACCGAGGCGCTGCCGCCAGAAGAAATCCGCACCGTCTTCGTTGGCGGAGGGACGCCGACCGTATTGACGCCGCCGCAGATGGAACGGTTTTTGTCCTCCGTGAAGCGGCATTTTCCTATTCATCCCGATGCGGAGTTCACGATGGAAGCGAATCCGGGTACGACGGATCTTGAGAAGCTGACTGCCATGCGGGCAGGCGGTGTCAACCGGATCAGCTTCGGCGTGCAGTCCTTTGATAACGGCCTGCTGGAGCGCATCGGACGGATTCATAATGTGGATGACGTGTATCGCAGCATCGAGAATGCGCGTACGGCAGGGTTTGATAATCTATCGATCGACCTTATGTTCGGCCTGCCAGGTCAACGCGTCGAACAGCTCTCGGACAGCGTGGCCAAGGCGCTTGCGCTGAATCTGCCGCATTATTCGCTCTATGGGCTGAAGGTCGAGGAGAATACGCTGTTCCACGCCTTATATGAACGCAACGAGCTGCCGCTGCCTCCAGAAGAGGACGAGCTCGCGATGTATATGCTGCTTATCGAGAAGTTGACGGGAGCAGGCTTCAACCATTATGAGATCAGCAACTTCGCCAAGCCGGGCTTCGAAAGCAGACATAACATTACGTATTGGCGCAATGAGCCGTATTACGGTCTTGGGGCGGGTGCGCACGGTTACGCCCGCGGAGAACGCCATGTCAATATTAAAGGCATTCAGCCGTATTTGGATGCTGCTGCAAGCCGGCTTCCGCGGCTGGAGACGAATCCGGTGCCTGAGGAAGAGGCGATGGAGGACTTCATGATGGTCGGACTTCGTATGCTTCAAGGCGTAAACAACGACGATTTTGCCGCGCAATTCGCAGGTCGGACACTTGAGAGCATCTTCGGCGATGCGCTTCAGCAATTGTTGAAGCAGGGATTGATCGAATCGACTTCCGGACATGGAGGCGGCTATCGATTGTCAAAGAAAGGCATACCGCTTGGCAACGAAGTGTTCGGCGCGTTTATCAGCTAGACTTGCTTAGGTTAACGGACAATTAGGTCTTGTGTAGTCATGCACTGTGTTGTATATTTATTCGTATTGATTCTGGCATTTGATTGGGAAGACTGGAGGCGAGCGCGAATGGAAGCGGTATGCAGAAGAGCGACCGAGAACGATATCGATACGCTGGCAGCGTTGATTGCCGGATACGCTGAGAGAGGAATTATGCTGCCGCGTTCACGCGAAACGCTGAAACGTCAGATGGATACATTCGTCGTCGCGGAAGTCGGGAGTGAAGTCGTCGGCTGCGGTTCGCTGACGAGACTCGGCACGGATCTGGTCGAAATTCGCTCGCTTGGCATTTCCGAGAGCTACAAGGGACTCGGCATTGGCAGCAAGCTGGTCGATCAATTGATCCATGAAGCGCGTGAGCAGCAGATTCCGAAGATTATGGCGCTGACGTACGAGGTGCGCTTTTTCGAGAAGAACGGCTTCACGGTCGTCAACAAGGAAATTTTCCCCGAAAAGGTGTGGACGGATTGCGTCAACTGCCCGAAGCAGCACGCCTGCGATGAAATAGCGGTACTTAAAATGCTGAACTGACTTGGCTTTGCCAAGCCGGTTCTTTTTTTAGTACGAATGCTTCCATTGGCAGGGCTGATGCGGCTCTTGAAATAGCCATACTTAAAATGCCGAACCGACTTGACAATAGCTAAGCGGTTTTGGTATTTTTGTAGTAATGATTAGCACTCAACGCTATCGAGTGCTAACGACAGCGAAATGAACGATTTGGCATGCGTTTGATCGGCATGAATTCGGTGTAACTATTTGGGAGGGACTGCGATGTTAACGGATCGGCAGCGAATGATTTTGAATGTCATCATAGACGATTATATCCGCTCGGCGGAGCCAATTGGTTCACGCAGTATTTCGAAGCGAAGCGACGTCAGCTTTAGTCCGGCGACCATTCGCAACGAAATGGCTGATCTCGAGGAGCTTGGCTTCTTGGAGCAGCCCCATACCTCTGCAGGCCGGATTCCGTCGATTAAGGGCTACCGATATTATGTCGATCATCTCGTCAGACTTAACGAAATCAATGAACATGAAATGCAGACGGTGCGTTCCTTCTTCACGGAGAAAATGAATCAGATGGAGCAAATCATCCAGCATGCGGCCATGATTCTGTCGAATATGACGAATTATACGAGCATCGTGCTTGGGCCGGAGACGTTCACGACATCGCTGAAGCATTTTCAGCTGGTGCCGCTAAGCGAAGACACCGCCGTGGCGATCATCGTCACGAATACGGGTCACGTGGAGAATCGGACGATTTCCTTGCCGGACGACATGAATATGGAGGAAATGCTGCAGGCGGTTCAAATCTTGAATGCCAAGCTGATTGGCGTTCCGTTTGCCCGTCTCAAGTCGAAGCTTTATTCGGAAGTCGGTCAGGAGCTTGGCCGTTATGCGGACCAATGCGAGCGGCTGCTCGGTGTTCTGAACGATGCGCTGAAGAGCGAGAACGATCACCGCGTCTTCATGAGCGGTACGACGAATATGCTCACGCAGCCGGAATTCAAGGATGTCGATAAGGTAAAGACGCTGCTCGATTTGCTCGATGAAACGCCGACGATTATGCAGATGTTCAATGCGCTGCCCAGTGGTATCGGCGTCCGCATCGGAACCGAAAATACGCATGAAGCCATCAACAACTGCAGTCTCATTACGGCGACCTATTCCATTGAAGGCAAGTCGCTCGGCACCATCGGTATTCTAGGTCCTACCCGGATGGATTACGGCAAAGTGATCAGTCTTCTGGATGTGTTGTCGAAGGATATGTCCGTGCTTCTTGGCAGATGGTACAAGTAAGATTGCGTTTGGATTATTTCAGGAGGTGTCTGATCACGTGTCTGTGAATGAACAGCATACAGATGAGGAACATAAACATGAAGTGGACGGCGAAACGGAAGTAACGCAAGAAACAGGGACTGAAGAAGCAGCGGCGGTTAACGGCGGCGAATCAGCTGAGGACGGCCGAATCGTCGAACTGGAGAAGCACGCTGAAGAGAATCAACAGCGTTATCTGCGCGCGCAAGCGGATTTCGATAATTTCCGCCGCCGCACGATGAAGGAGAAGGAAGAGCTTGCCCAATATGCTTCGATGAAGCTGATCGGCCAGCTGCTGCCAGTCGTCGACAACTTTGGCCGCGCGATTGAAGCTGCCAAGACAGGAGGCGACGTGGAGTCGTTCTCTAAAGGCGTGGATATGATTTTCCGCCAGCTGGAAGGCGTGCTTGAAGCCGAAGGCTTGAAACCAATGGATGCCGTAGGCCAATCCTTTAATCCGGAGTTCCATCAAGCCATCATGACGGTGGAGTCCGAGGAACACGAAGAAGGCATCGTTGTCGAGGAAGTACAGAAGGGCTATGTGCTCAAAGATAAAGTGCTGCGTCCCGCAATGGTTAAAGTCAGCGGCTGACATGCAGCATCCCCTATCATTTAATTCCATTAAGGAGGATTTCTACTTATGAGTAAAGTAATCGGTATCGACCTTGGAACAACCAACTCTTGCGTAGCAGTAATGGAGGGCGGCGAAGCCGTCGTTATCCCGAATCCGGAAGGCAACCGTACGACACCGTCCGTTGTCGGCTTCAAGAAAGACGGCGAGCGCATCGTCGGCGAATCCGCCAAGCGTCAAGCCATCACGAACCCGGACCGCACCATCATCTCCATTAAACGCCATATGGGCACGAACCATAAAGAAGTCATCGACGGCAAAGACTTCTCGCCGCAAGAAATTTCCGCTATTATCCTGCAAAAATTGAAATCCGACGCGGAAGCTTACCTGGGCCAAACGGTAACGCAAGCCGTTATCACGGTTCCAGCATACTTCAACGACAGCCAGCGTCAAGCGACGAAGGATGCCGGTAAAATCGCGGGTCTTGAAGTGCTTCGTATCGTCAACGAGCCTACAGCGGCTGCGCTTGCTTACGGTCTGGAGAAAACGGAAGACCAAACGATCCTCGTATACGATCTTGGCGGCGGTACGTTCGACGTATCCATCCTTGAGCTCGGCGACGGCTTCTTCGAAGTTAAAGCGACAAGCGGTGACAACCGTCTGGGCGGCGACGACTTCGACCAAGTGATCATCGACTACCTCGTATCCGAATTCAAGAAAGAACAAGGCGTAGACCTTTCCAAAGATAAAGCGGCTGTACAACGTTTGAAAGATGCAGCGGAGAAAGCGAAGAAAGAACTTTCCGGCGTGCTGACTTCGTCGATTTCCCTGCCGTTCATTACGATGGCAGACGGCGTTCCGCAACATTTGGAGCTTAGCCTGACTCGCGCGAAATTCGAGGAGCTGTCTGCAGCGCTCGTTGAACGTACGCTCGGACCGACTCGTCAAGCGCTTAGCGATGCCGGTATGTCCCCAAGCGATATCGACAAAGTGGTGCTGGTCGGCGGTTCCACGCGTATCCCAGCCGTACAAGACGCAGTTAAGAAGCTGATCGGTAAAGATCCGCATAAAGGCGTTAACCCGGACGAAGTGGTTGCCCTTGGTGCAGCTGTTCAAGCGGGCGTATTGACAGGAGACGTAAAAGACGTTGTATTGCTCGACGTAACGCCATTGTCCCTTGGTATCGAAACGGCAGGCGGCGTATTTACGAAAATGATCGACCGCAATACGACGATTCCTACGAGCAAATCCCAAGTGTACTCCACGTACGCGGACAACCAGCCAAGCGTAGAAATTCACGTGCTGCAAGGCGAGCGCCAAATGGCTGCCGGCAACAAAACGCTGGGCCGTTTCACGCTTGGTGAGATCCCGCTGGCACCGCGCGGCGTTCCGCAAATCGAAGTTACATTCGATATCGATGCCAATGGTATCGTTAACGTATCGGCACTTGACAAAGGCACTGGCAAAAGCCATAAAATCACGATAACTTCTTCCAGCGGCTTGTCGGATGAAGAAATCGATCGTATGATGAAAGATGCCGAGCTGAATGCAGAGGACGACCGCAAGCGCCGTGAACTGGTTGAAGCGAAGAACAGCGCTGACCAGCTGGTGTACTCCGTTGACAAAACGATCAAGGATCTAGGCGATAAAGTAGATGCTTCCGAGATCGCGAAAGCGAATGAAGCCAAAGAGAAAGTAACGGCAGCACTGGCAACGGATGACCTCGAGCAAATCAATGCGGCAGCCGAAGCGCTGACTGAAATCGTACAGCAGCTGTCCGTTAAGCTCTATGAGCAAGCCGGAGCGGCACAAGGCGCGGAAGGCGCAGGCCCTGAAGCCAGCGGTCCGCAAGGCAAAGACAACGTAGTCGACGCTGACTATGAAGTTGTTGACGATAAGAAATAAACAGGATTAATAGGATGGAAGTTGGTTTCGCGTAAACGGTGCGCCGTCCGTAAAAATTTCGGACGGCGCAGCCGTTTTTCGATTTGTAGAAATGAAAGAGGCGGTTTGCTTTCATTGCTATGGGCACGAAAGCCGGAGAGAGAAATCAGCGGAAGCAGGAGACGGGGTGACGGATTTTGGCAGATAAGCGGGATTATTATGAAGTCCTTGGCGTTGGGAAAAGCGCGAATGACGACGAAATCAAAAAAGCGTACCGTAAGATGGCACGCCAATACCATCCGGACGTAAACAAGGAACCGGACGCGGAATCCAAATTCAAAGAAGTGAAGGAAGCCTACGACGTGCTGAGCGACGGCGGCAAGCGGGCGACGTACGATCAGTACGGCCATGTCGACCCTAACCAAGGCTTCGGCGGCGGCGGTGCTGGCGATTTCGGCGGCGGCTTCGGCGATATCTTCGACATGTTCTTCGGCGGCGGCGGAGGCGGCCGGCGCGATCCGAACGCACCGCAGCGCGGTAATGATCTGCAGTACACGATGACCATCGAGTTTAAGGAAGCCGTATTCGGCAAAGAAACCGAAATCACGATTCCGCGTACGGAAAACTGCGATACTTGCTCGGGGTCCGGCGCTAAGCCGGGGACCAAGCCGGAGACATGCTCCGTCTGCCGAGGCAGCGGTCAGCAGGAAGTCGTTCAAAACACGCCGTTCGGCCGTATGGTTAACCGCCGCGCATGCTCGAACTGTAACGGCTCCGGTAAAATCATCAAAGAAAAATGCACAACCTGCCATGGTGCAGGCAAAGTGAAAAAACAACGCAAAATCAACGTTAAGATTCCTGCGGGTGTCGACGAAGGCGCTCAAATCCGTTTGTCCGGCGAAGGCGAAAGCGGAACGCGCGGCGGCCCGGCAGGCGATCTTTATATCGTTCTGCGCGTGAAGCCGCATGATTTCTTCGAGCGCGAGAACGACGATATCTACTGCGAAGTGCCGCTTACGTTCGCGCAAGCTGCACTTGGCGACGAGATTGAAATTCCGACGCTGAGCGAGAAGGTCAAGCTTAAAATCCCTGCGGGCACGCAGACCGGCACGTATTTCCGCCTCAAGGGCAAAGGCGTTCCGCGGCTGCGGGGCTACGGCCAAGGCGATCAGCACGTAAAGGTGACGGTCGTTACGCCGACGAACTTGAGCGAGGACCAGAAGGAAATGCTTCGTCAATTCGCGGGTGTCGAAGGCGGCGGTGCTGGAGAAGTCCAGCATGAGCACCACGAGTCGATTTTCGAGAAAATGAAGAAAGCTTTCCGCGGCGACTAAACTTCTTCCAGCATAAAGTCGCGGACGTTAGTCGATGCTAATCCTCGTGTTCATTTCATTCAAGACGCGAAGGAGAGTTACGATGAGCAACCGCGATCTAGACCTGGAGAAGCAAAATTTTGCTAACCTGCCAATCGGCAAAAATGAAGACGTCGAGTTTTCCGAGGAAAATGCCGACGACGCGGATCGAATTGCAATGAAGCGGGCGGAAGAAGCTGACGCGAGAGTACAAACGAATGCCAAAGCACAGGCACAGCGCCTGCTTTAAGGAGGTTGCGCCGTGACGGCAACGATTTTTGCCACCTTCCTGGAGAGCAGGCATGCCCGGGAAGCGCAGCATAAGCTTCAGTTTCTTCGCGTGGAGCACGTCGATGAAGGCCATGACGGGATCTCGATTACCGCTATGGTCGGCGAAGAGCTGATGGAACGCGCCATGCATGTCATCCGCCAGTCCGGCGGGACCGTAGAGCAATAAATGACGAAGGAAGCCGAATACTTGGGTCTTGCGAGGGACCCGGGGCATTCGGCTTTTTTGTGCATAAGGGCCATCTGGTGTAGAATAGACGTCATAGGTTTACGTATGAAGAAGGATTGACTAAGAAGATCAGGGGGATTTACAACGTGAAATGGCATGAATTGACGATCTCGACAACGGAAGAAGCGATCGAGATGATTTCCAACTTTTTGCATGAATTGGATGCGGACGGCGTATCCATTGAAGAATCAGGAACGCTGAACAAGCAGCGTGACACCTCGCTCGGACAATGGTATGAGCATCCGCTTAACGATATTCCGGAAGGCCAGGCCGTCATTAAAGGCTACTTCTCCGAGCTTGATACGGATATTGATGCATTGATGGCGAGCTTGCCAGCTAGAATCGATCAGCTCCGTGAATTCGATATCGATCCCGGTGATTATAAGCTGTCCAAAGCGCTGGTAGACGAGGAAGATTGGGCGAATGCATGGAAACAATATTTTAAGCCGATTCGCGTATCGGAGCGTTTGACGATCAAGCCGACTTGGGAAGAGTACACACCTTCACCGGATGAACGTATTATCGAGCTTGATCCCGGCATGGCGTTTGGAACA encodes:
- the hemW gene encoding radical SAM family heme chaperone HemW, giving the protein MLTHAPRALYIHIPFCTNKCHYCDFTSYVLKGQPVDAYLDALEREMVMTTEALPPEEIRTVFVGGGTPTVLTPPQMERFLSSVKRHFPIHPDAEFTMEANPGTTDLEKLTAMRAGGVNRISFGVQSFDNGLLERIGRIHNVDDVYRSIENARTAGFDNLSIDLMFGLPGQRVEQLSDSVAKALALNLPHYSLYGLKVEENTLFHALYERNELPLPPEEDELAMYMLLIEKLTGAGFNHYEISNFAKPGFESRHNITYWRNEPYYGLGAGAHGYARGERHVNIKGIQPYLDAAASRLPRLETNPVPEEEAMEDFMMVGLRMLQGVNNDDFAAQFAGRTLESIFGDALQQLLKQGLIESTSGHGGGYRLSKKGIPLGNEVFGAFIS
- a CDS encoding N-acetyltransferase, which codes for MEAVCRRATENDIDTLAALIAGYAERGIMLPRSRETLKRQMDTFVVAEVGSEVVGCGSLTRLGTDLVEIRSLGISESYKGLGIGSKLVDQLIHEAREQQIPKIMALTYEVRFFEKNGFTVVNKEIFPEKVWTDCVNCPKQHACDEIAVLKMLN
- the hrcA gene encoding heat-inducible transcriptional repressor HrcA — protein: MLTDRQRMILNVIIDDYIRSAEPIGSRSISKRSDVSFSPATIRNEMADLEELGFLEQPHTSAGRIPSIKGYRYYVDHLVRLNEINEHEMQTVRSFFTEKMNQMEQIIQHAAMILSNMTNYTSIVLGPETFTTSLKHFQLVPLSEDTAVAIIVTNTGHVENRTISLPDDMNMEEMLQAVQILNAKLIGVPFARLKSKLYSEVGQELGRYADQCERLLGVLNDALKSENDHRVFMSGTTNMLTQPEFKDVDKVKTLLDLLDETPTIMQMFNALPSGIGVRIGTENTHEAINNCSLITATYSIEGKSLGTIGILGPTRMDYGKVISLLDVLSKDMSVLLGRWYK
- the grpE gene encoding nucleotide exchange factor GrpE, whose product is MDGETEVTQETGTEEAAAVNGGESAEDGRIVELEKHAEENQQRYLRAQADFDNFRRRTMKEKEELAQYASMKLIGQLLPVVDNFGRAIEAAKTGGDVESFSKGVDMIFRQLEGVLEAEGLKPMDAVGQSFNPEFHQAIMTVESEEHEEGIVVEEVQKGYVLKDKVLRPAMVKVSG
- the dnaK gene encoding molecular chaperone DnaK; the protein is MSKVIGIDLGTTNSCVAVMEGGEAVVIPNPEGNRTTPSVVGFKKDGERIVGESAKRQAITNPDRTIISIKRHMGTNHKEVIDGKDFSPQEISAIILQKLKSDAEAYLGQTVTQAVITVPAYFNDSQRQATKDAGKIAGLEVLRIVNEPTAAALAYGLEKTEDQTILVYDLGGGTFDVSILELGDGFFEVKATSGDNRLGGDDFDQVIIDYLVSEFKKEQGVDLSKDKAAVQRLKDAAEKAKKELSGVLTSSISLPFITMADGVPQHLELSLTRAKFEELSAALVERTLGPTRQALSDAGMSPSDIDKVVLVGGSTRIPAVQDAVKKLIGKDPHKGVNPDEVVALGAAVQAGVLTGDVKDVVLLDVTPLSLGIETAGGVFTKMIDRNTTIPTSKSQVYSTYADNQPSVEIHVLQGERQMAAGNKTLGRFTLGEIPLAPRGVPQIEVTFDIDANGIVNVSALDKGTGKSHKITITSSSGLSDEEIDRMMKDAELNAEDDRKRRELVEAKNSADQLVYSVDKTIKDLGDKVDASEIAKANEAKEKVTAALATDDLEQINAAAEALTEIVQQLSVKLYEQAGAAQGAEGAGPEASGPQGKDNVVDADYEVVDDKK
- the dnaJ gene encoding molecular chaperone DnaJ is translated as MADKRDYYEVLGVGKSANDDEIKKAYRKMARQYHPDVNKEPDAESKFKEVKEAYDVLSDGGKRATYDQYGHVDPNQGFGGGGAGDFGGGFGDIFDMFFGGGGGGRRDPNAPQRGNDLQYTMTIEFKEAVFGKETEITIPRTENCDTCSGSGAKPGTKPETCSVCRGSGQQEVVQNTPFGRMVNRRACSNCNGSGKIIKEKCTTCHGAGKVKKQRKINVKIPAGVDEGAQIRLSGEGESGTRGGPAGDLYIVLRVKPHDFFERENDDIYCEVPLTFAQAALGDEIEIPTLSEKVKLKIPAGTQTGTYFRLKGKGVPRLRGYGQGDQHVKVTVVTPTNLSEDQKEMLRQFAGVEGGGAGEVQHEHHESIFEKMKKAFRGD
- a CDS encoding YfhD family protein; its protein translation is MSNRDLDLEKQNFANLPIGKNEDVEFSEENADDADRIAMKRAEEADARVQTNAKAQAQRLL